The nucleotide sequence TCCCAAGATGTTGCAAACCCCTTCCAGCCTTTGAGGAGCTTTGCTCCTCAGGTTCACTGTCAGCTCAACCAGACCATGTTTAAAGCTGCAATGAAGGCTTCATGAAGATTCTATGAAGCCAAACCCAAATTGCCTACCGTATAAATACGGCGTCGATAACAGAATCATGGGTCACAGGGGTTATTTGCCCATGCCCAACTGCTGAGCCTTCTGATAGACCTTCCCTTCTGTCAGCAGTGACGGAGCAATCACCACATCCACCTGCTGCATTTCTTGAATCGTCTTCGCTCCCAGCGTACTCATACTGGTCTGCAGCGCTCCCAACAGATTTTGGGTGCCGTCATCCAATTTGGCCGGACCGCGCAAAATCTCCGCAATCGTACCCGTGGTGCCCACTCGAATGCGGGTTCCCCGAGGCAACAGCGGGCTCGGCGTCGCCATACCCCAGTGATAATCGCGACCGGGAGCCTCTAGAGCGCGGGCGATCGGAGACCCAATCATGACGGCATCGGCACCGCAGGCAATGCACTTGCAAATATCTCCCCCCGTAATCAACCCGCCATCTGCGATGACCGGTACGTAGCGACCGGACTCTGCCTCGTAATCTGCCCGAGCCGCCGCACAGTCTGCCACTGCCGTTGCCTGAGGCACCCCCACTCCCAAGACGCCGCGAGAGGTACAAGCTGCACCGGGGCCAATGCCCACCAACACAGCAGCAGCCCCAGCTCGCATCAGCTCCAGTGCGACCTCATAGGTAACGCAGTTGCCGATCGCCACCGGAATCGGCATCTCACTGCAAAACTTGGCCAGATCCAGCGCTCGCATACCTTCTGGAGCCGTGTGGTCGGTAGACACCACCGTTGCCTGCACGAAATACATATCGCCGCCGGCTTCGGCGACTAAAGGGCCGTACTTGGCTGCATTGACAGGCGTAGAACTGGCCGCTGCAATGCCCCCTTGCTGCTCGATCTCGCGAATGCGCTGCTGAATCAGTTCTGGCTGGACGGGCTCGCTATATAAGTGCTGCATCAGCGGCACAAACTCAGTTGGGCCGACACTGGCAATTTTGTCCAGAATTGGTTCGGGGTCTGGGTAGCGGGTTTGGATGCCATCTAGGTTCAGAACTCCAAATGCCCCCAACTCCGATAGGAGCACCGCCATGCGGACGTCCACCACGCCATCCATTGCGCTGGCAATAATGGGTACCTCTCGCTCGATGCCCCCAATTGTCCAGCGGGTATCGACAACATTCGGGTCGAGGGTGCGGCTGCCGGGAGAGAGTGCAATTTCGTCGAAACCGTAAGCACGACGGGCTGTTTTGCCGCGACCTAATTGAATATCCACGTTGGTGAAGAGTCCTTAGCTGCTGGTAGTCATACAAGGGTATCAAAGCGATTTTCAGGGTGTCAAAACAAAGAGAGACAGCTAAACTGAGTTTTGCCAGAAATTGAAAGCGATTGCACCTGTCAGGCAATTGTTTGGATAAAAGGCGTAATTGACCTCACAAAGTCTCGGGTATTTTCGTAAGGCAAGACATTCCGTCCCGGCACGATCGCCCCTTGGCTGTGGGGCAAGCAGGTCAGGTACGTTGTCAGCCGCTCGCGGGCAGTCTCGGGGCGACTGTTGCGATCGATGCTGGAGGCAGCTTCTCCAAACACCACATAGGTAGGTTGCTGAATTTGCCGTAACTGGGGCTCGTAGTTCTGTCGCCAAAACCCGGCCAGGAACGCGAATACGGCATAGCGCGATCGCATCTGTTGCGAACCGGCTTCTAGCATGGCCAGCCACTCGTCATCCACACCGTCCTGACTGGCAAACAGCTTGCGTTGAGAAAACGACTGTAAAAACTGTTCGCGGCGGGCGTAGCGGTAAAAAGCATTCCCCAGCGGCGAATCGAATAGACGCCAACTCAAATTTTGCTGCCACTGCGGCGTTTCGCGCGTCACGATGGACCAGGCGGGCGGTCCCGACAGGACCAAACCGCGCACCCAATCGCGAGCTTCGGGTAAGGCTGTCAGCTCGATCGCCACCGGTAGCAATGCCCCCTGCACCACCAGCACGACCGGCTGCTTTACCACCACTTGTAAAAAGGACAAGAGCTGCTGGGCCCAGTCCGCCGGTCGATAGGGGCGCTGCGGCATATCGCAGCCGCCACAACCCAGTAGGTCGGGGTTGTAAATGGGACGGCTGGACTCCTGCTGTTGCCAAGCGGCGCAGAAGCGATGCCAAAACGGGCGCGCTAAGCCCACCCCAATGGGATGCACGAGTAATAGTGCTGGCAAGCGTTTGTCACCTGCAGGGGGCTGGTAGGCTTCAAACGTACATTGATAGCCCTGCCACTGATACCTGCCAGTTTGGGGCTCTTGGGGTTTAGCGAAGGGTGGGGAGGCAAAGGCCGACATCGGTAGCGCGTAAAGAACTGCTCTCAATACGGTATCGCGCGCAGGCCACAGTGGCGATCGCCTATTCTGCGACAATTTGTCGGGCTATGGGGACCAGAACGGGGCCGATGGCGTTCCAATCAATCTCCGACAAATTGAGGTAGGGCAGACGATAGAGAGACCGATATCCGCTGAGCTGTTCGATCCAGCGAGGGGCGGTGGCAAGGATTGGATCGCCGGGGTCGAGATGGGGTTCGGTGTCGTTGAGGAGGGTGGCGATCGCGTTTATGCCGAGCTGACGGGCATAAGCGAGGCTGAGGGTGGTGTGATTGATGGTTCCTAACTGGGAGCGGCCAACCAGAAGGAGGGGCAACTGCCAGTGGCAGATTAAGTCAGAGATGGATAACTGGTCTGCCAAGGGCACGGCCAAGCCGCCTGCCCCTTCGACAATCGCCACATCGCACTGGGTTGTGAGGCGCTTGAAATCTGCATCCAATTGCTGCAGGTCAATCTCGATTTGGGGAGCGGCGAGTTCTGCGGCGAGTTGGGGGGCCGCCGGTAGTGGCAGCGCATAGCTGCAAGCGGTTCGAGTTGCGGGAGAGAGTTGTCGCACCAACTGTACGTCGGGGCTGCGGTCGGCGGGGCGATCGCCTTCGAGATTGGCTCCACTCTGTACGGGCTTGTAATATCCCACCCGATAGCCGAGATCGTGCAAACAACGACACAGAAGTCCACTGACAACGGTTTTTCCCACTCCCGTATCAGTGCCACTGACAAATACGCAGCTTGCCATCCGTTTCCTAGCCGTGGCTGCGCGGTTGAGTGGAGTCGCCCAGCGGTTGCTCGAAGGCAGATGTTTCTCCGGTTTCTGTGGCAGAAAGAGTAGAGATCCCTTGACTGAGGGCTGTCAAGTTCTCCGCCAAGATCGTGCGAGGCTGCTCGCCGATCGCCGTCCCCACAGACAGTCCACCTGCCCTCAAAAATTCAAAATGGGGAATGCCGTTAACTCGATAAGTACTCAACTCCGGCAGCCACTTCGTGTTATCCACGTTCAGCATGACGAAGTTGACCTGTCCGTCAAACTCCGACTCCAAAGCCGCCATCGTAGTTGCCATCGAGCGACAACTGGTACACCAATCGGCATAAAACTCCAACAGCGTCGGCTTGCCATTGGCCAGCGCCACTTCTAGCGGCACTGCCCGCTGGGCCACAGTGGCCAAACTGGCCTGACGAGTCTGAAGCTGTGTGGCCAAAAACAGGATGGCCCCCAGCGCCACAGCCGCGATCGCGATCGCGATATTGCGTACCCTTATAGATGTTTCAGTCACTCTCGTCCGGCCTAGTTCTATTGCCCTCTAGTATGTCACGCCAAACCTGCGAGACGCAGTCTGCAAACGCTCCGCGATCGACAACCCACTTCTCTACTATGGATCGATCGTCTTCTCCTCGAAGATGTCCTCGTGCATCGTCGCTACCAGCGCTAAAGTTCTCCAGAGTACAATGGCGATAAGCACGTGTCAGCCTTCGAGTAAGAGCATTGTATGGTTCGGACGCCCACCAGATGGAAGCTAGAGGATTATCACCGCATGATAGACAGCGGTGTGTTAGCGGGTCGTCAGGTGGAGTTGATTGCAGGAGAGATTGTCGATATGGCACCGGAAAGTCCGCTGCATGCATCGCGGGCTTGGTCCTTGGCTGAATATCTACGACAGCAGTTGGCGGGACGAGCGGTCATTCGCGAGTCCTATCCAGTAACATTGTTGAGCGATAGCGAGCCAGCACCTGATATCGCTGTTGTGCGCTGGCGAGCTGACGCTTATGCACGTACGCATCCGCAACCAGAGGACATCTTTTGGTTACTCGAGATTTCTAATTCCACAGTGGACTACGACTTGTCAACAAAGGCCAATCTGTATGCTCGCGCGGGCATTGCAGACTATTGGGTAGTCGATCTCCCAGCCGATCGAGTGGGGGTTCACCGACAGCCTCGAGAGGGAACCTATCAGTCTGTGAACCTCGTACAGTCTGGAACGATTGCGCCTCTGGCTTTCCCCGATATTGCAGTTCCGTTGGAGAGACTGCTCGGCTGAAAGTTGCGATGTAAGCGTAATATCAAATACAACCTCAATTGTCTGAACGGATAGGTATAGGTAAGAGTCTAGCGGAGTTGATGGAGGAACAACCGCAGCCTCATTGGTTGGAGTTTTAATCAGCTCGAACCTGCCTGTATCCCCATCGTTCACTCGGGCTGTTCGGACGCAAAACTGCTGGACAACTCCAGCCAATTCACTGCTGAGAGCGCCCAGCCCAATAAATCGCCATAGACACCCGCCAACTCGGGGGAATCTTCGTCGTGAAAGGCTTCGAGTTCTTTGGCTAACTGTTCGGGCCAGTGCTCGGGAGAGGATGCCTTCAGGGACTCGTATCGCCCCGTCCAGTAGATATCGTCGGGCTCCTCCTCTCGAATCCAGTGTTCGATCGCCCAAGTGGCATAATTCGACCAACCCCGATATCCATTCATCGCCAGTAACCTCTAACTCCAGCCACCTAGATCCTATTTCTAACGCCGCCTCCACCCGCCCGTTCTTATAGAAAGGTTGTAGTCCTACATCCGTTTCGACTGCAGCGAATTTAGCCCGTGGGTCTGTCGATCCGCACAACAGTGTTCCTCTATGCGAGTCATTCTGCAACGAGTTCAATCCTCCTCCGTCACCATTGATGGCGAAACGATTGGCAAGATCGATCGCGGGCTCACCCTGCTGATTGGCATTGCCGCCTCCGACACCGACGCCGAAATCGATTGGATGGCCCGCAAAATCCTCAATCTGCGCCTCTTTCCAGATGAGCGCAGCAACGGCAGCAGCTTTCAACACTCCGTGCGAGAGATCGGCGGCGAACTGCTCGCCATCAGCCAATTCACCCTCTATGGAAACTGTCGCAAAGGCCGTCGCCCCTCCTTCGATCGCGCTGCCCCACCCGCGATCGCCAACCCCCTGTACGAGCAATTTGTGGTCCAATTACGCAGAAGCGGCCTGACTGTAGAAACAGGCCGCTTTGGGGCAGGCATGCGAGTGGAGATTGTCAACGACGGTCCCGTCACATTGCTATTAGAGCGAGAGGCAGAACCCGGCTGAGAGTCTTAGGGCTTAGGAGGCAGCTTCTTCTAATTGCTCCGATTCAACCGAATTGGGTAACTCCAGACAGTA is from Synechococcus sp. PCC 7336 and encodes:
- a CDS encoding alpha/beta fold hydrolase encodes the protein MRAVLYALPMSAFASPPFAKPQEPQTGRYQWQGYQCTFEAYQPPAGDKRLPALLLVHPIGVGLARPFWHRFCAAWQQQESSRPIYNPDLLGCGGCDMPQRPYRPADWAQQLLSFLQVVVKQPVVLVVQGALLPVAIELTALPEARDWVRGLVLSGPPAWSIVTRETPQWQQNLSWRLFDSPLGNAFYRYARREQFLQSFSQRKLFASQDGVDDEWLAMLEAGSQQMRSRYAVFAFLAGFWRQNYEPQLRQIQQPTYVVFGEAASSIDRNSRPETARERLTTYLTCLPHSQGAIVPGRNVLPYENTRDFVRSITPFIQTIA
- a CDS encoding Uma2 family endonuclease, which produces MVRTPTRWKLEDYHRMIDSGVLAGRQVELIAGEIVDMAPESPLHASRAWSLAEYLRQQLAGRAVIRESYPVTLLSDSEPAPDIAVVRWRADAYARTHPQPEDIFWLLEISNSTVDYDLSTKANLYARAGIADYWVVDLPADRVGVHRQPREGTYQSVNLVQSGTIAPLAFPDIAVPLERLLG
- a CDS encoding GuaB3 family IMP dehydrogenase-related protein, with the protein product MDIQLGRGKTARRAYGFDEIALSPGSRTLDPNVVDTRWTIGGIEREVPIIASAMDGVVDVRMAVLLSELGAFGVLNLDGIQTRYPDPEPILDKIASVGPTEFVPLMQHLYSEPVQPELIQQRIREIEQQGGIAAASSTPVNAAKYGPLVAEAGGDMYFVQATVVSTDHTAPEGMRALDLAKFCSEMPIPVAIGNCVTYEVALELMRAGAAAVLVGIGPGAACTSRGVLGVGVPQATAVADCAAARADYEAESGRYVPVIADGGLITGGDICKCIACGADAVMIGSPIARALEAPGRDYHWGMATPSPLLPRGTRIRVGTTGTIAEILRGPAKLDDGTQNLLGALQTSMSTLGAKTIQEMQQVDVVIAPSLLTEGKVYQKAQQLGMGK
- the dtd gene encoding D-aminoacyl-tRNA deacylase, which gives rise to MRVILQRVQSSSVTIDGETIGKIDRGLTLLIGIAASDTDAEIDWMARKILNLRLFPDERSNGSSFQHSVREIGGELLAISQFTLYGNCRKGRRPSFDRAAPPAIANPLYEQFVVQLRRSGLTVETGRFGAGMRVEIVNDGPVTLLLEREAEPG
- the bioD gene encoding dethiobiotin synthase — its product is MASCVFVSGTDTGVGKTVVSGLLCRCLHDLGYRVGYYKPVQSGANLEGDRPADRSPDVQLVRQLSPATRTACSYALPLPAAPQLAAELAAPQIEIDLQQLDADFKRLTTQCDVAIVEGAGGLAVPLADQLSISDLICHWQLPLLLVGRSQLGTINHTTLSLAYARQLGINAIATLLNDTEPHLDPGDPILATAPRWIEQLSGYRSLYRLPYLNLSEIDWNAIGPVLVPIARQIVAE
- a CDS encoding thioredoxin domain-containing protein, yielding MTETSIRVRNIAIAIAAVALGAILFLATQLQTRQASLATVAQRAVPLEVALANGKPTLLEFYADWCTSCRSMATTMAALESEFDGQVNFVMLNVDNTKWLPELSTYRVNGIPHFEFLRAGGLSVGTAIGEQPRTILAENLTALSQGISTLSATETGETSAFEQPLGDSTQPRSHG